The Pseudomonadota bacterium sequence CGGCACCACGGTCATGGACAAGGGCGTGCCCGATCCATACCGCTCGCTGAGCCTGAAGTTCCACTACAACGATCTCGCCTCTCTCGAAGCCCTGTTCACGGCGCATCCGAACGAGATCGCCTGCGTGATCATGGAGCCCGCCACCACGGTGGAGCCTGTTCCCGGCTTCCTGCAAGGGGTGCGCGACCTGTGCACGAAGCACGGGGCGGTGCTCATCATCGACGAGATGATCACGGGCTTCCGCTGGCACTTGCAGGGCGCCCAGACCTACTTCGGCATCACCCCTGATCTGAGCACCTTCGGCAAGGGCATGGCCAACGGCTACTCGGTGGCCGCCATCGCGGGCCGTCGCGACATCATGGAACTGGGCGGCATCACCCGTGAGGGCGAGGAGCGCGTCTTCCTGCTGTCAACCACCCACGGGGCCGAGATGTGCGGACTGGCCGCCTTCATCGAAACCGTGAAGCAGTACCGCGAGCTCGATGTCATCGATCACCTGTGGCGCTATGGACGTCGTCTCATCGACGGGCTCAACGAGGCCGCCCGCGCCGCAGGCGTGGGCGACTGCTTCGTGGCAGAGGGCTTCCCCTGCTCGCCGCTCTACATGACACGCGACCGCGACGGCGCCGTCTCGATGCCGCTGCGCACGCTGTTCAGCCAGGAGATGATCCGCCGCGGCGTGCTCATGCCGTGGATCGCCCTGTCCCGGGCCCACGGCGACGCCGAGCTCAACACCACGCTCGAGGCGGCCGCCGAGGCGCTC is a genomic window containing:
- a CDS encoding glutamate-1-semialdehyde 2,1-aminomutase, with amino-acid sequence MSNPTATRTFSERLHAVIPAGAHTYSRGDDQYPLNAPQILSRGAGAYVYDGDGRRFLDYGMALRAVTLGYANDAVDQAAFAGARLGNNLTRPSLTELEAAELLVDLIPSVDMVKFAKNGSNATTAAVKLARAFTGRWFVAMCAEQPFFSFDDWFIGTTVMDKGVPDPYRSLSLKFHYNDLASLEALFTAHPNEIACVIMEPATTVEPVPGFLQGVRDLCTKHGAVLIIDEMITGFRWHLQGAQTYFGITPDLSTFGKGMANGYSVAAIAGRRDIMELGGITREGEERVFLLSTTHGAEMCGLAAFIETVKQYRELDVIDHLWRYGRRLIDGLNEAARAAGVGDCFVAEGFPCSPLYMTRDRDGAVSMPLRTLFSQEMIRRGVLMPWIALSRAHGDAELNTTLEAAAEALAVYRKALDEGVDKHLEGRPIKPVFRKVN